ATTGGAAATCACCAGTTGTAGTTTCGTAGGTTAAAATATCTTCATCAGCCGGAGTGCCGTCCACTTCTTTAAGCATCGCTTCTGTTATTTTGTCAGCACCGATTGCAGTAGTTATAGCTGTCGCCCCAGAGCCAGTGACATCTCCAGATAAGGTTATAGTTTGATTGCCGGTGATATAACTGCTGGTGTCATAGTCGATTACTCCGCCAGTGGTCATATTTAAAAGATATGTCCCGGCAGGTTCGTCAGCAGGCAAATAGAAGTCAGCATTAGAAGTCATAGCACTGTTAGGATTTAAACTAACAGTATAATCAGTCCCTCCCTGTTCTGAATAAAGAATGACTTTGCCGTCAGCTCCATCTGCTCCCGAGGTAAAGTTTCCTACTGTTACGGCATCAGCTGTTGTTGCTCCTCGGCCAGTAACGCTGGCCAGGTTATCAGCTTCAGTGGCCGTAATAGTTAAAGTGTCAGAGCCCGGGCTAATTGCCGTGGAGGCAATGCCTGAACCAGCTATGGTTAAGGTATCAGTGGTAGTGTCGGCAGTGGTACTGCCGCCGTCGCTTGATATTGTTTCCCAGAGGTTCTGGTCTACATTAGGACTGGCATTAGCAATGGTAACAGAACCACTGCCGTTGGTGATAGTTATTCCTGTTCCCTGAGTCAGGGTTGCTTTGGTTAAAGTATTGCCAGTAGTATTGCCTATTAACAGTTGTCCATCAGTATATGAGGTTTGGCCTGTGCCTCCAAATCCAACAGCTACTGTATCGCCTTGCCAAACACCAGCGTCTATTGTGGCTAAAGTTGAAGTAGCTGAAACCGTTAAGTCGCCTATTACATGTAATGTGCTACTTGGACTCGCCGTCCCAATGCCGACATTGCCATTCATAAAAACAGCCGAATAGTTGTTGTCTGCACCAGTAGCACCATTAACATATAAACCATAAGCATTTGTTGTAGCTGCACCAGTGTCTTCACCCGTAGCAGTAAAGTAACCGCCATAAGTATTAACAGTTCCACCAGTTGAGACCCCAGAAGATGTGACATCCCCATATAGACCATAAACATTGGCAGTGCCAGCTGTGAATATGCCGGTTGAATCAGTGTCAGACCTGAAGCCATAATAAGAACCGGCAGCAGTAGCAATTTCATCGTAATCGATATCTAACTTCGCCCCTGGTCCCGTCGTCCCGATGCCAACGTTGCCTTCATAGCCAATAGCATTAACTACGAGAGTGTTTGTATCAACAACTAAATCTCCAAATGTCCCTGTGCCTGTGACATCAAGATTTCCCGACAAAGTGGAGCTGGCTGCAGTTAGGTTGCCTGTAATCGTTGCGTTTCCTGAAGGGACTTCCACCCAGAAGGGAGCCGTAGATGTGGCATTGCTGCCGACGACAAAGTCATACCCGGTGTCCTGAGGATAGATAAGGTCGGTGGAGGTGGCAAAGGCGCCGCCACCAGCCCCGATTCCCGTCAGATTAGAGCCGTCTCCGTAAAAATAGGCAGCCGTTGAGGTTCCTGTAGTTGTCAGATTAGCTGAGCCTAATGATATATCTCCACCTGTGACAGTTAAGGTTAAGTCACCACTGGCATCTATAGAGAAGGCAGAGTAATTTGAATTATCATAACCTACTTTTAACTGAGGGGTAGTGGTTGTAATGGCGGCGATTGCTCCAGCATTTATATCACCGCCGGCGGCAAAGCTCCCAGTGCTCCCAGTGCTTCCAGGAGGACCTTCAGGGCCCCGATTACCTCTGCTTCCCCGAGAACCAGTAAGGCCAGTTAGACCCATGAGACCAATTGGTCCTGGAGAACCAACTGGTCCTGGAGGACCAGCAAGACCTATAGGCCCTTCTTCTTTCAATTTCTCAAGTTCTTCTCGAAGGGATTCTATTTCTTTTGTATGGTCAATAACAATCTTCTTGGGCGGAAGTATCCTCCAGGGTCGAACGATAAATCTTAAACCATCAAAAACCCAGTCAGCCAATCCCTTTACCCCTTCCCGTCCCCGAGAAATCTTTTCTTCAATATAATTATTGACAGCAATATATTCCTGTCTAATCCTTTGCCAACCTGCTCTGAATAATTGGAAAACAAATCTTGTTGTCCGGGGGAAAGCAGAAGCAATAGCTTTGGCAAGCTGACGAATACCGCTAACAATTTTCTCTCCAAATTGGGAAATCTTATTTCTGACAACTGAAAAATTCTCTTCAACAAAATTGTTGGTAGCAATATATCCCTTTCTAGTGTTTTGCCAAACAAAGTTGAACGCCTTTCCAGCCGTTACAACAGGAGGTGCTTTTTTAATTTTTGAGATTTGGTTTTTAAAACCCTTATCAAGCCATCGGCCATATTCTTTGAAAGTATCTACTGTTTCGTAAACTGCTGCTGAATAAATTTCATCTTTAGATATTTTGGATTCTATTTTAGAGAGCCCAATTTCTATATCCTTGTGGATAACAGAAAAACTTTCTTCAACAATCTTCTTTCCTATTTCTCCTACTTCTCCCACCTCATCCATCACTTCTTCTAAAGAAGCTCTGCCAAAAACTCCACCAGCAATTATCAAAACGAAAACCATTGCCCAAGCAAATCCAAAACGAAAAGCAGGAGAACGAACTGCCCTTCCAGCAATCTCCTGAATCATCTCCCGAACCCGAAAATGCAGAGGTCGGACCTCTGCAAGTTGAAATTCACCAATTGGAAGATTTCTCGGAACTAAAACTTCTTTCTCAACCTTTTTAACCTTAACCTTCTTTGCTGTTATGACTTTCTTAGTTTTCTTAGTTTTTAAATTATTGTTGTATTCTACAACCCTATTTAAATACTTTTCCAACCATTCTTTTTTTGTCACCCAGTTTCTTCCAATTTTTACTGCTTTTAATTTTCCCTGACGCGCTCGCAAACTCAAATACTCCTGTGAGTGCTCGCAGTACTTTGTTGCTTCTTGAAGGGATATGTAATTGTCTTTTCCACTAGTCATGGTATTGACAAATATGTCTGTATAATTAAAATAAGAAAAGAAGACCCTAAAAAAATTACCTTAGGATTTTGCGCAGACTTGGGGTTCAATTTTCAAGGGGTCTTCTTTATTTTATAGATAGATATATATAATATATTATTATATATAATATCTATAGTTATTACTATATTATCGCTGACCTCAAAATGCCTGTCAAGAGAAAAACTGTGAATAACTATCGGATAGCAAATAGCCCCTTTTCTATATAAAAAAGCCCCTACAAGGGGGCTGTTTCTGTCCGATATGGCAAAAGAATTCTTAATTCTCAGTTATTAATGACTCTTTATGCTCTGTAATATGCCCAATCCAATAAAAATTGCGATTAAGCTACTTCCTCCATAGCTAACCAAAGGTAAGGGAATTCCAATGACAGGTAAAATCCCAAGATTCATGCCAATATGAATAAAAATCTGAGAGATTAAAACAATCGTAAAACCCGAAGCAAAGAGCCGAGGAAAATTTGACTGGGCCGAAATAGCAATTTTCATAATCCGCCAAATTAAAATCGTAAACAAAAGAAGAAGAACCGCCACCCCTATTAAGCCAAATTCTTCTGAAATAGCAGCGAAAATAAAGTCAGTATGGGGCTCGGATAAAAAGCCATATTGGGTCTGAGAACCCTTGCCTATGCCCTGACCAAAAATTCCTCCAGAACCTATAGCAATTTTTGCCTGAGTTTGACTCCAACTCATTCCCAGGGGCTCAATCTGAGGCGCTAAAAAACTTATAATTCTTTCTTTTTGATACTCTTTCAAAAGAAATGACCAACTTAAGGTTAATAATAAGAGGCCGCAAAGAACTAAAATTAAAAAATGCCTTAGTTTAATCCCAGAAATAACCAAAATTCCGAACCATAAAGCAACCAAAATCAAAGCAGAACCTAAATTTGGCTGGTAAGAAATTAAAATAAAAGGAAATATAACATACAAACCTGATAAAAAAATATGAGATAATCGATACATCTCAATATTCCTCATTGAGAAGAATTTAGCTAATAAAATGATTAAAATAAGGACGGTTAACCCTATCGGATCGAATGAAATAGCACCTAATTTATACCAACTTTTTACTCCCCGGATCTCGGGGGCGAAAAAAAAGAGCCCAAGTAAAAATATAAGACAAAGAAAATAAAGCACTAAAATAAAATAAGGGTTTTCCCGGAGTGCTCTCCAATCAAAAGAACTTAAAAAAAGCATTAAAATAAACCCTATTCCTAAAAAAATTATTTGTTTCTTAAAGTTTAAAAAATCTCCCTTGCCTAAAGAAATACTATAAATCGAAAGCAGGCCAATCCCAACGAGCAAAAGCACTGAAATTATAAGCAACCAATCTAGTTTTTTGAAATGCTGAATCATATACTTAGAAATTAATAATTATTTTATCATCTTTAGAAACTCTTGTTCATCTATTGTTTTTATCCCTAGTTTTTTAGCTTTATCATATTTTGAACCAGGTTCTGAACCAACAATTACATAATCTGTTTCCTTTGATACTGATTCAGAAATATCTCCGCCCAATTGCCTAATTCTATCTTTTGCCTCATCTCGAGTCATACTACCTAAACTTCCTGTAAGCACGAAGTTTAGGTTTTTCAATTTTTGCTCTCTGTTCTTTGTTCTTTGTTTTTTGATTATAATTCCTACCTTTTCTAATTTTCTCAAAAATTCTATATTTTTCTTTTGTCTAAACCAACCATAAATTGATTTTGCTACCACTGGTCCAATATCTTTTATATTTTCTAATTCTTCCGAACTGGCTTTTTGGAGTTTTTCTAAACCTTCAAAATGTTCTGCTAAATCCAAAGCGGTTTCTTCTCCAACATTTCTAATCCCTAAAGCATAAATAAATCTTGGGAGAGTAATTTCTTTTCTGTTTTGGACAGCTTTAATTAAATTCTCGGCTGATTTCTCAGCAAATCTCTCTAAAGACAAAAGGTCGCCTTCTTTTAATTCAAAAAGGTCAGCCGGGTCAGAAACTAAACCTTCTTCTATAAGTTGGTTGATAATTTTTGAACCCAGTCCCTCAATATCAAAAGCTCCTTTAGAAATAAAATGACAAAAGTATTCTCTTTTTTGGGCAAAACAATTTGGGCTTAAGCAGCGAGAAACTGCCTCTCCTTCTGGCCTTATTATCTTACCTTCACAAACAGGGCAGCGCTTGGGCATTTTAAATTCTTTTTCTTTGCCGGTTCTTAATTCTGGAAGAACCTTTATAATATCTGGGATAACATCCCCTGCCCTACCGACAATAACTGTGTCTCCAATCTTCACTCCTAATCGTTTTATTTCATCTTCATTATGTAAAGTTGCACGGGAAATTGTTACCCCTCCAATCTGAACTGGTTTTAGATAGGCAACTGGTGTCAAAGCACCGGTCCTGCCGACTTGAACCTTGATATCTTCAACAATAGTAGTAGCTTGTTTGCCGGGAAATTTAAAAGCAATTGCTCCTCTCGGCGCTTTGCCAACTACTCCTAACTTTTCAAAAATTTTGTTTGAATCAACAATAACAACTAGTCCGTCTATTTCGTAAGGAATTTTTTTTCTTATCTTTTGGATTTCTTTATGGAATTTAAAAACCTCTGATAAGTTGCGGCAATATTTATTATAGGGATTAGTTTTAAAACCGAGGGTCTTTAAAATTTTGTGTTTTTCCTGATGAGTCGTTTCGCCAAAATTTGTAATCAAATCATAAGCAAAAGAATCCAAGTGACGAGAAGCAGTAATTTTAGGGTTAAGCTGACGAACCGAACCGGCGGCTAAGTTCCGGGGATTGGCATAAACTGTCTTGAATTTTTCAAATTCTTTTTTAGGGATAAAAACTTCTCCCCGAACAACAACTGATTTTTTAACGTTTTTTCGCAAACGTAAAGGGATGGCTTCAATGGTTTTTAAGTTTTGGGTAATATCCTCTCCAATAATTCCATCTCCTCTAGTTGAGCCGGTTTTCAAAATTTCATTTTGATATATTAATTCAATTGCCAATCCATCAATTTTTAACTCACAATAAAAATCTATCTCTGACATTTCTCTTCTTGCCAAAAGCTTTGAAATTCTTTCTAACCAATTTTCAATATCTTTTTCAGAAAAAGCATCGTTAAAAGAAAGCATTGGCTTGGGATGTCTTACTTTTTCAAATTTCTCTAATGGTTTCCCCCCTACTCTTTGGGTTGGAGAATCCGGGGTAATAAATTCTGGGAATTCTTGCTCTAAATTAAAAAGCTCTTTTTTCAAAGAATCAAGAGCTGAGTCAGAAATTTCTTGACGGTCAAGAACGTGATAAAGATAGCGGTGGTAGTTTATAACTTTTTTGAGTTTTTCAATACGTTTTTTTGCTTCTTTTTTTGTCATTTGTAAATAATAGAAATTGGAAATTAGAAACGTTATATTTCAACCTCAATTGCCCTTCTCGTCTCTTTATAAGTTCCAACTGACTTAATACAATAAAGAGAAGCATTGCAATCAGACTCCCCAGATAAAAACACTCGAACATAGTAAGAAGCGTCGCCAACAGAAGTCTGTCCGGTTAGGGGATAACGAGGATTAGGAGTACCGACATCATGGATTATTACTCTTAATACTTCTTCAATTCCAGTATCAGCTGCATAAAAAGCAATTACTGAATTTTCCATTTCTTTTATCATCCTTAGCTGCCCTACTAAAATTGTAGCTACACTTAAAACAATGGTTAAAAGGATAACCATTATTATAATGGCTAAATAGAGAGAAACACCTCTTTGTGAAAATTTAGACATATTATTTTATGATTTTATTTTGTAATTTAGCGACTAAAAAAATTTCAGTAAAAAGAAAGTAATCAAAAAATAAATTACTAAACTTAAAATATCACGAAAAATTGTGGCGAAAGGTCCAGTCCCAATAGCTGGATCTTTTTTAAATCTTTGCAAAAACCAGGGAACAAAAATCCCAATTAAAATTGCTGCCAAAACAGTAAAAAATAAAGAAACTCCTAAAATAATTCCAATGAGATAAGGAGAATTAAACCAAAAAATAGATAAGAGAAAAAGCAATCCACCTAAAATTAAAGCCATTAGAAAAGCTGTTTTAATTTCTCTTAAAAGATATTTTTTAATCTCCAATTGGCTATCTAAAACTAAGTTTCTAATGAATAAGGTCTCGGTCTGGGCGCCAACAGCACTAGCAATATAAAGAATTAAGGGAATAAAAGCTGCCAAAATAAAATGAGCTTTTAATGGAGTTTCAAAAAAATTAATAATTTGGGCAGCGAAAATTCCCCCAAAAAGACCTAAAATTAACCAGGGGATTCTAATTTTAGCTAAAAATAGAGGAGAGCCCTTAAAGATTTTTTTAAAAGGGCTATGAATACCGGTTGACTTTAGAAAGTCCTCAACATTTTCTGAATGCAAAATATCTAAAATAATATCTGAAGGAACAGCTCCTAAAAATTTGTCCTCTTTATCTACCACCGGGATAGATTTAAGGTTGTTTCTAAGAGCCAAAATTGCTACTCTTTCCTGGTCAGTATAGGGTCTTACTTTAACAACTTCTTTTCTCATCACTTCTTCCACTTTTACCTCTCCGGACCTTCGAAAAATTTCTTTTATAGAAAATACTCCCAGCAGTTTTTTTTCTTTATTAATAACATAAATATAATTGATGGTTTCCAAATCCTTCATTTTTTTAAAGAGCATTTTTTCAACATCTAAAATCCGTTTCCCAGGATAAGTAAGAGGAACGGCTTCAATCATTTTCCTCCCGGCCGATTCTAATGGAAATTTTTTGTTATCCATATTTAACAGGTTAGGTGAAAAAGACCAATTACTTTTTTTTGTTCTCCTTCCTCCTCTTTGGATTCTTCTTTGATTATATTGAAGGTCTTAGTTGCTTCTCCGGTTTTATCAACTATCAACTCAATTCCTTTTTCTTTTATAAAATTCTGGGCACCTTCAGTAACCTTTGCTACTCCGCTTTCTCCGGTTCCAATTATGATTGTCTCGGGACCCTGCTCCACTGCTCTTTTAACATCTCCAACATCAATTAGATGGCTTTCTTCTCGCCACCAAGATAAAACCTCGCCCGTCCAACGAACTTCAACATCATAATCATAGGTTTTGCCATTAATAGTTATTGAACCGAAGTGATACTCTTTTATCATATTCAAAAAAGGGTTGCCTGTTTAGATATCTCTCTTTGTTCTTCTTGAGAAAAAATCCTGATTTTTCCAAAAACCCCATCGTAACCCGGCTCTATCTGAACATTTCCTTGCCTGACCCTTATTATGCCTTCGGCAATTTCTGGAAGAGTGACAGCTTCCAAATTTGGGTAAGGGGTGTTTAACAAAATTTCAAACTCATTTCCAAATTTTTTTATTAAATTTTGATATTCTAAACCAACCTGCTTTGTGCCCACTGTTCGCCCTAAAGCATCAGCGATTATTTCTTCTAAAGGAATTAAACTTCTAAAAGGAATTGCTCTTTCTGGCTTGAAGCCGCTTGGCCTGTCCGCTAATTCTTCTACCCTATTTAAAACTCCAAGCGTTAAAGGTCTGCCGCAATTTGGACAAATATTATTGTATTTTTTTGATTCCTGGGGAGACAATCTCAGCTCACAAGCCCGATGGCCGTCATAATGATATTTTCCTTCTTGAGGAAAAAACTCAATTGTATAAAGAAATTTAGCTGGGTCTTTTGCTTTTATCGCCTCAATAATTGCAGGATAAGAAAGCTCTGTGTCAAAAACATTTGCTTCCCGACCAAGCTTTTGGCACGAATGCGCGTCACTATTTGAAATCAAAGTAATCTTGTCTAATGCAGATAACCGCCAGTTCATCGGAGGATCGCTGGAGAGCCCGGTCTCTATAGCATAAATATATTTTGTATAATCTTCAAAACATTCTTCAAGAGAATCAAAGCCAGAACGGGAACCAAATATACTAAACCATGGAGTCCAGGCATGTGATAAGACAATAAAGCAATTTTGGGAGATGCCTAAAACAATTTTTACTAACTCTTTGGCATCTAATCCTAAAATTGGTCTTCCATCAGCCTTTAAATTACCAATCCAACCCAAGTGAGTATTAATTTTTTCACAAATTTCAAAAGAAGGAGAGAAAACTATAATATGAATTTTTCTAACCCTACCATTTTTGGAGTAAATACAACTGATCTCTGAAGTCAAAACAAAACGAGTTTCAGCGTCACTTCCCTCAACTAGGTTAGGTTCCGTTGATGGATTGTTTTTTAGTTGATAAAGGCCGGGTTCTGCTGGTTTAAGTTTTTCTTTTAAGTTTTTTAGCCATTCTGGATGAGTAAAATCTCCTGTTCCTAAAACTTTTATTCCCTTGAGTTTTGCCCATTTATCCAAATTCTCCAAATCTATGTTTTTGCTAGTCGCTCGGGAATATTTAGAGTGAATATGAAAGTCAGCTATAAACCTCATAGATTTATTATTTCATTTTATCATTTTTTTGATAAATTTAAAATATACCCAAATTATCCCCAAAAACCCTTGACAGAACTTTCTGAATTCTTATAATAGAAAATATAGTGAATGGAAGGCAAAAGGTCGGAAGAAAATAAAAAATAAACCCTGTTAAATTTGCTTTGCAACTGTTTAACAGAGTAAAGTAAATAAAGTAAAAAAAAAGTCCATGATTAACGACAAATTATATCCTACTTTTACTGCTCAAGAAGAGCCTGAGACTCCTGAAGCTCCAGCAGAAGGAGGAGAAGAAACTCCTGAAGCTCCAGCAGAAGGAGAAACTCCGGAAGCTCCAATTGCACAGGAAGAAGCCCCAGAAGAAACTCCTGAAGCTCCAGCAGAAGGAGAAACTCCGAAAGCTCCCGAAGAAGGTTCAGAGGTTTAAAGTAAGCTCTATTTTCTAATCAAAAATCCCGTTTCTAACGGGATTTTTGATTATCTTAGTTATTTTAGTATAATGAAGATTTTTTAATAATGATTTTATAAAGATTTTCCAAAAAATCCCCACCCGCATAAGCAATAATAAAAGCTAAAGCTGGACTAAGGTAATCCAAACCTAAAAAGGTAATCCCGGTTTCTTTTACAGCTATGGCGACGAGAAGACCAACAACTCCCGACAGAAACATCATAAATAAAAAATAAGGGAGTTGGAATTTAACATTTTTGTAGGAAAACTGGTGTTTAATAAAACCAACTAATCCTCTTAAAGCTCCTCCACCGAAACCAGCAATGAGAATTGATGTGTACATAATATAAATTATAGTTTTAATTTCCTTTGCCTAAAGGTTTTAGCAGTTTCTTCAGCTGTCTTCCTACCAAGTTTAGTTAAAGAAAAAAAGCTCTTTGGGTCGCCAGTAATCAATCTTCTTTTCCTTAAAGTCCTCAAGGGTCTGTCAAGTTTGCGAGAATCTGGCCATTTTGAAATTCTTGAAAAAGAAAATACCTTAGGAAAAAGAATAAAGCATTCCTTAACTAATCTCTCAAAGGCACACTTTTCTTTCTTCGCCATTACTGAATAAATACTAAAAAGAATTAGGTCATTGATAGAGATTCTTTGATATAGTTCTTCTTCAAAAGCTTTCTTTGCCATTATTAAAAGTTTGGTAAAATATTAGTAAAAAGATACCAAAACAAAAAAGCAACAAAACAAACAACAGTTATAATATCTAATAATATAATCATTTTATTATAATTACCTAATCTACTTCCATTTTAGCACATAAAATAAACCATTTCAAAGATAATTCCTAAAACAAAAATCCCTACCAATAAATAAAAAACAGGGTTCATTTTTTGAGAAAACTTTTTTTTCAAAAATTCCCGATACAAAAGAACAATAATCATTCCTTCAACTCCAAGAGCTATTGCCCCAGTAAAACTAATTACTTCAATAAATTCTCTAATCCCTAAGAGAAAAAGAAACAAAGGCAAAAAACAGGTTAAAAACCAGGCAAAATTTTTGGGGATGCCAAAATCATACCAAAATACTTTTTTTAAGGTTAAAGCCAGAGTAAGAAAAGAAGTGAAACAAGTAATCACCCCAAAGATAAAACCTAATTTTATAATCTTATCTCCTAATGTCTGCTCTAATCCTGAAATTGCTTCCTCAGATGTGACAGGCCCTGAAGCACCCAGAACTATAACAATAAAAAAAAGATAAATAACGACAGCTACAACAGTTCCCCAAAATATCACTCTTCTTAAATGGATTCTTGAACCAGCCAACATCTCCTTAATTTCTGGAATCACAGCCGAACCCCAAAGAGAAAAAAGAATTACTCCGTAGGGGAAAAATAAAAATTTTGGATTTAAGGTTTTGAAATAACTGATATTAATAGAAGGGAATGCTTTTATAAAAAAGATGGTAAGGATAATAAAAAGAACAAAAAGTAAAGACAGCTCAATCCCAGAAATACTTTTTATACCCCGAAAAACTAAGTAAGCACCGAGCCCAA
This sequence is a window from Patescibacteria group bacterium. Protein-coding genes within it:
- the ligA gene encoding NAD-dependent DNA ligase LigA produces the protein MTKKEAKKRIEKLKKVINYHRYLYHVLDRQEISDSALDSLKKELFNLEQEFPEFITPDSPTQRVGGKPLEKFEKVRHPKPMLSFNDAFSEKDIENWLERISKLLARREMSEIDFYCELKIDGLAIELIYQNEILKTGSTRGDGIIGEDITQNLKTIEAIPLRLRKNVKKSVVVRGEVFIPKKEFEKFKTVYANPRNLAAGSVRQLNPKITASRHLDSFAYDLITNFGETTHQEKHKILKTLGFKTNPYNKYCRNLSEVFKFHKEIQKIRKKIPYEIDGLVVIVDSNKIFEKLGVVGKAPRGAIAFKFPGKQATTIVEDIKVQVGRTGALTPVAYLKPVQIGGVTISRATLHNEDEIKRLGVKIGDTVIVGRAGDVIPDIIKVLPELRTGKEKEFKMPKRCPVCEGKIIRPEGEAVSRCLSPNCFAQKREYFCHFISKGAFDIEGLGSKIINQLIEEGLVSDPADLFELKEGDLLSLERFAEKSAENLIKAVQNRKEITLPRFIYALGIRNVGEETALDLAEHFEGLEKLQKASSEELENIKDIGPVVAKSIYGWFRQKKNIEFLRKLEKVGIIIKKQRTKNREQKLKNLNFVLTGSLGSMTRDEAKDRIRQLGGDISESVSKETDYVIVGSEPGSKYDKAKKLGIKTIDEQEFLKMIK
- a CDS encoding pilus assembly PilX N-terminal domain-containing protein, producing MSKFSQRGVSLYLAIIIMVILLTIVLSVATILVGQLRMIKEMENSVIAFYAADTGIEEVLRVIIHDVGTPNPRYPLTGQTSVGDASYYVRVFLSGESDCNASLYCIKSVGTYKETRRAIEVEI
- a CDS encoding rod shape-determining protein RodA; translation: MIQHFKKLDWLLIISVLLLVGIGLLSIYSISLGKGDFLNFKKQIIFLGIGFILMLFLSSFDWRALRENPYFILVLYFLCLIFLLGLFFFAPEIRGVKSWYKLGAISFDPIGLTVLILIILLAKFFSMRNIEMYRLSHIFLSGLYVIFPFILISYQPNLGSALILVALWFGILVISGIKLRHFLILVLCGLLLLTLSWSFLLKEYQKERIISFLAPQIEPLGMSWSQTQAKIAIGSGGIFGQGIGKGSQTQYGFLSEPHTDFIFAAISEEFGLIGVAVLLLLFTILIWRIMKIAISAQSNFPRLFASGFTIVLISQIFIHIGMNLGILPVIGIPLPLVSYGGSSLIAIFIGLGILQSIKSH
- a CDS encoding magnesium transporter, translated to MDNKKFPLESAGRKMIEAVPLTYPGKRILDVEKMLFKKMKDLETINYIYVINKEKKLLGVFSIKEIFRRSGEVKVEEVMRKEVVKVRPYTDQERVAILALRNNLKSIPVVDKEDKFLGAVPSDIILDILHSENVEDFLKSTGIHSPFKKIFKGSPLFLAKIRIPWLILGLFGGIFAAQIINFFETPLKAHFILAAFIPLILYIASAVGAQTETLFIRNLVLDSQLEIKKYLLREIKTAFLMALILGGLLFLLSIFWFNSPYLIGIILGVSLFFTVLAAILIGIFVPWFLQRFKKDPAIGTGPFATIFRDILSLVIYFLITFFLLKFF
- a CDS encoding amino acid permease translates to MLFLRAFSVFLGTVIGVGIFGLPFVAFKAGFFVVVSYFLFMALVAIFINFLYGEVVLGSKKMRRLPGYVGEYLGEKWKRITFLVITVGLMGALLAYLIIGGQFLNFFLGPYLGGNSTLYTLLFFGLGAYLVFRGIKSISGIELSLLFVLFIILTIFFIKAFPSINISYFKTLNPKFLFFPYGVILFSLWGSAVIPEIKEMLAGSRIHLRRVIFWGTVVAVVIYLFFIVIVLGASGPVTSEEAISGLEQTLGDKIIKLGFIFGVITCFTSFLTLALTLKKVFWYDFGIPKNFAWFLTCFLPLFLFLLGIREFIEVISFTGAIALGVEGMIIVLLYREFLKKKFSQKMNPVFYLLVGIFVLGIIFEMVYFMC
- a CDS encoding DNA helicase UvrD codes for the protein MRFIADFHIHSKYSRATSKNIDLENLDKWAKLKGIKVLGTGDFTHPEWLKNLKEKLKPAEPGLYQLKNNPSTEPNLVEGSDAETRFVLTSEISCIYSKNGRVRKIHIIVFSPSFEICEKINTHLGWIGNLKADGRPILGLDAKELVKIVLGISQNCFIVLSHAWTPWFSIFGSRSGFDSLEECFEDYTKYIYAIETGLSSDPPMNWRLSALDKITLISNSDAHSCQKLGREANVFDTELSYPAIIEAIKAKDPAKFLYTIEFFPQEGKYHYDGHRACELRLSPQESKKYNNICPNCGRPLTLGVLNRVEELADRPSGFKPERAIPFRSLIPLEEIIADALGRTVGTKQVGLEYQNLIKKFGNEFEILLNTPYPNLEAVTLPEIAEGIIRVRQGNVQIEPGYDGVFGKIRIFSQEEQREISKQATLF